A window of the Mesorhizobium opportunistum WSM2075 genome harbors these coding sequences:
- the mgrA gene encoding L-glyceraldehyde 3-phosphate reductase, whose amino-acid sequence MPYIPAENRYEKMIYNRCGRSGLKLPAISLGLWHNFGNDTPHRTKQAIARKAFDLGITHFDLANNYGPPPGSAETAFGEILRTDFAGYRDELIISTKAGYEMWAGPYGEWGGRKYMLASLDQSLKRMGLEYVDIFYSHRFDPDTPLEETMGALDHAVRSGKALYAGISSYNSQRTREAADILRQLGTPCIIHQPSYSMLNRWVEDDGLLDTLDGLGVGSIVFSPLAQGMLTDKYLGGIPEGSRASQGKSLKTAFINDRTIANIKALNAIAGKRGQTLAQMALAWVLRRGKVTSALIGASRPEQVEDCVGALKVLDFSDAELAEIDTYARESDINLWAASAERKGPPRK is encoded by the coding sequence ATGCCCTACATCCCTGCCGAAAACCGCTATGAGAAAATGATCTACAACCGTTGCGGACGGTCCGGCCTCAAACTGCCGGCGATCTCACTCGGGCTGTGGCACAATTTCGGCAATGACACGCCGCACAGGACCAAGCAGGCGATCGCCCGCAAGGCTTTCGATCTCGGCATCACCCATTTCGACCTCGCCAACAATTATGGCCCGCCGCCCGGCTCGGCCGAGACCGCTTTCGGCGAAATCCTGCGCACCGATTTCGCCGGATACCGCGACGAGCTGATCATCTCGACCAAGGCCGGTTATGAAATGTGGGCTGGTCCCTACGGCGAATGGGGCGGGCGCAAATACATGCTGGCCAGCCTCGACCAGAGCCTGAAGCGGATGGGGCTCGAGTATGTCGACATCTTCTACTCGCACCGCTTCGACCCCGACACGCCGCTGGAAGAAACCATGGGTGCACTCGACCATGCGGTGCGTTCGGGCAAGGCACTCTATGCCGGCATCTCGTCCTACAACTCGCAGCGCACCCGCGAAGCCGCCGACATATTGCGGCAGCTCGGCACGCCATGCATCATCCACCAGCCGAGCTATTCGATGCTCAATCGCTGGGTCGAGGATGACGGTCTCCTCGACACGCTCGATGGGCTCGGCGTCGGCTCCATCGTGTTCTCGCCGCTCGCGCAAGGCATGCTGACCGATAAATATCTTGGCGGCATTCCCGAGGGCAGCCGCGCTTCCCAGGGCAAGTCGCTGAAGACAGCCTTCATCAACGACCGCACCATCGCCAACATCAAGGCGCTCAACGCGATCGCCGGTAAACGCGGCCAGACGTTGGCGCAGATGGCGCTCGCCTGGGTGCTGCGCAGGGGCAAGGTGACGTCGGCGTTGATCGGCGCCAGCCGGCCGGAACAGGTCGAGGACTGTGTCGGGGCGCTCAAGGTGCTCGACTTCAGCGATGCCGAATTGGCCGAGATCGATACTTATGCGCGTGAGTCCGACATCAATTTGTGGGCGGCCTCCGCCGAGCGCAAAGGACCGCCGAGGAAATAG
- a CDS encoding S1 family serine peptidase codes for MHITNRFGSIVAASLLGVAAAVTFINTGQAGEGNARPEAAVSPMKRVTDARAKAAAENPDGADRVYGGNQAEKGAYPFQVALLTTERLDENPASQANAQFCGGSLIAPQWVLTAAHCLNDNGQPISPDSVTVLTGATELSEGTRHKVAEVIVNEGYSEQTLDNDLGLLRLAEPADAPAIKVTHDATPEAGKTTVTGWGKMQDGTFPTTLMVADLDLQPNSACNTGIKAIYAHDLKAALGDLSHRMRYSEKGIDAAANAIAADMTDPLTGNMICAGTTSGVRDACNGDSGGPLFMAGADGPVQVGVVSWGEGPADGSAACGHKDAYGIYTRLANYTGWIEAKMKTSVPAPEKPKAGLGTAQKPKAP; via the coding sequence GTGCACATCACAAATCGGTTCGGGTCAATCGTTGCCGCTTCGCTGCTTGGCGTCGCCGCTGCCGTCACATTCATCAACACCGGCCAGGCGGGTGAAGGCAACGCAAGACCCGAAGCGGCTGTCTCGCCGATGAAGCGCGTGACCGATGCCAGGGCAAAGGCCGCGGCGGAGAATCCGGACGGCGCCGACCGGGTCTATGGCGGCAACCAGGCCGAGAAGGGTGCCTATCCATTCCAGGTCGCGTTGCTCACCACCGAGAGGCTGGACGAGAACCCGGCCTCTCAGGCCAACGCACAATTCTGCGGCGGCAGCCTGATCGCGCCGCAATGGGTGCTGACGGCGGCACACTGTCTCAACGACAACGGCCAGCCGATCTCGCCAGACTCCGTCACCGTGCTGACCGGCGCCACCGAGCTCAGCGAAGGCACGCGCCACAAGGTGGCTGAAGTCATCGTCAACGAGGGCTACAGCGAGCAGACGCTCGACAACGACCTCGGCCTGCTCCGGCTTGCCGAGCCGGCCGATGCGCCGGCCATCAAGGTCACCCATGATGCGACCCCCGAGGCCGGCAAGACCACGGTCACCGGCTGGGGCAAGATGCAGGACGGTACATTTCCGACCACGCTGATGGTCGCCGACCTCGACTTGCAACCCAACAGCGCCTGCAACACCGGCATCAAGGCCATCTATGCGCATGACCTGAAGGCTGCACTTGGCGATCTGTCCCATCGCATGCGCTATTCGGAAAAGGGCATCGACGCCGCCGCGAACGCGATCGCCGCCGATATGACGGATCCACTGACCGGCAACATGATCTGCGCCGGCACGACCAGCGGCGTGCGTGACGCCTGCAATGGCGACAGCGGCGGCCCGCTGTTCATGGCCGGCGCCGACGGCCCGGTCCAGGTTGGCGTCGTCAGCTGGGGTGAAGGCCCGGCGGACGGAAGCGCGGCCTGCGGCCATAAGGATGCCTACGGCATCTACACGCGGCTGGCCAACTACACCGGCTGGATCGAAGCCAAGATGAAGACCTCGGTTCCGGCGCCGGAAAAGCCCAAGGCGGGACTAGGCACGGCCCAGAAGCCGAAAGCACCCTGA
- a CDS encoding trypsin-like serine peptidase — MTKLTNAMIASALLSTAMWAVPAFAADPGSASAGNGESMRDVTSGDFTPGRAKPIAPPKLTDEDNRAAPLADEATAVKSYGIVGRSADGKEIKIEPSEALRELIIKQLNAPADGADGAQRKTEDPDLGEGEAGRQVFGADDRVQVKNTKTYPFSAIGYLEAKSKTGFGSCSATLIGPRTVLTAAHCLYSHEDKDWLADYLFVPGLNGSTADDAPFGAFAYESAYVLQGFIDNYQGYYGSVIPWDLGIVTLKQDVGTNLGWLGYANYDDLGDFTANLVGYPGDKPMGTMWKASCEVHAENIGPEYFQYDCDTFPGSSGSSVYAYDNSSKQRIITGVNVAESPDANTAVRLNAANIQWINSLYK, encoded by the coding sequence ATGACAAAACTGACAAACGCTATGATTGCGTCCGCATTGCTTTCCACTGCAATGTGGGCGGTCCCCGCTTTCGCCGCCGACCCCGGCTCAGCCAGTGCCGGCAACGGCGAAAGCATGCGGGACGTGACTTCGGGCGACTTCACGCCCGGGCGGGCAAAGCCGATCGCGCCGCCCAAGCTGACCGACGAAGACAACCGCGCCGCGCCGCTCGCCGACGAGGCAACGGCTGTCAAATCCTATGGCATCGTCGGGCGTTCCGCCGATGGCAAGGAGATCAAGATCGAACCCAGCGAGGCGCTGCGGGAGCTTATCATCAAGCAACTGAACGCGCCGGCCGATGGCGCGGACGGGGCCCAGCGCAAGACCGAGGATCCGGACCTTGGCGAAGGCGAAGCCGGGCGACAGGTTTTCGGCGCCGACGATCGGGTGCAGGTCAAGAACACCAAGACCTATCCCTTCTCGGCGATCGGCTATCTCGAAGCCAAGTCGAAGACCGGCTTCGGCAGCTGCTCGGCAACGCTGATCGGTCCGCGCACCGTTCTCACCGCGGCGCACTGCCTCTACAGCCATGAGGACAAGGACTGGCTGGCGGACTATCTGTTCGTGCCGGGCCTCAACGGCAGCACGGCAGACGACGCGCCGTTCGGCGCCTTCGCCTATGAAAGCGCCTATGTGCTGCAGGGCTTCATCGACAATTACCAGGGTTACTATGGTTCGGTCATCCCGTGGGATCTCGGCATCGTCACGCTGAAGCAGGATGTCGGCACCAATTTGGGCTGGCTCGGCTACGCCAATTATGACGATCTCGGCGACTTCACCGCCAACCTCGTCGGCTATCCCGGCGACAAGCCGATGGGCACGATGTGGAAGGCAAGCTGCGAAGTGCATGCCGAAAACATCGGTCCGGAATATTTCCAGTATGACTGCGATACGTTCCCGGGGTCGAGCGGCAGCTCGGTCTATGCCTATGACAACAGCTCCAAGCAGCGCATCATCACCGGCGTCAACGTGGCCGAAAGTCCCGACGCGAACACCGCCGTGCGTCTGAACGCCGCCAACATCCAGTGGATCAACAGCCTGTATAAATAA
- a CDS encoding MORN repeat-containing protein, translated as MARARAVFGVAAASMLGALMLSPAFADPAAAPAGGAWAERVQILYQADTRSVLRRAVRVWDFHPEKNLDFVWEPAAGQSPDRTIAGDGTVNGKGRLVWRVRGSASYDPKTIYSSYLGDVRNGRPDGQGRLELRSGEVFEGHWLAGELNGKGIHIDADGNRYEGRFVDGIANGEGQLSSTTGEIFAGSFVDGLKNGRGRTRLASGTVYASQWVMGKEVGGSRPDVLADARVGGLIKAQAGGGDADKVEIGVVVDQRMTQQSDMQYQHLVRDEDIAIYPQADEDNDSWNGSGQITTSNVFGSKDWDDAPAFAEVDLKTTGKSKVKLDSLEMKVASSDAYRKPMLSISEHFGCVGFRPDFSIINNGWGDAKDMKMSIQFTAVNEDGDPTGQPSRMFTKDIGGFGEGVDVSVKSVLAEAGVDTASLETGRFPCPSVDSLNVCRSQLTNKIKFGEVADYLGNMQQAMTLNAIGKFDYSWVDDEGHVHQQSEPFRTSVTMAVFETPESMAECGDGGGGTPEAMRYQNIEFPIGKHDYTIAMPVRGNKSISAYTARLKMWSSMSSIHSFSIAAHFADGSVRESKPVTFFYFKPKRSLFETKTEPAACYLPRDMVGCG; from the coding sequence ATGGCGCGGGCAAGGGCAGTGTTCGGGGTCGCGGCCGCATCGATGCTGGGCGCGCTTATGCTTTCACCGGCTTTCGCCGATCCGGCCGCCGCGCCCGCCGGCGGCGCCTGGGCGGAGCGGGTACAAATCCTCTATCAGGCCGACACCCGTTCCGTGTTGCGCAGGGCAGTGCGCGTTTGGGATTTCCATCCGGAGAAAAATCTCGATTTCGTCTGGGAACCGGCTGCAGGCCAATCTCCAGACCGGACGATCGCCGGAGACGGCACCGTCAATGGCAAGGGCAGGCTGGTTTGGCGGGTGCGAGGCTCGGCGAGCTACGATCCCAAGACCATCTATTCCAGCTATCTCGGGGATGTCAGGAACGGCCGGCCCGACGGGCAAGGCCGGCTCGAACTGCGCTCGGGCGAGGTTTTCGAAGGGCATTGGCTCGCCGGGGAACTCAACGGCAAGGGCATTCATATCGACGCCGATGGCAACCGCTACGAGGGCCGGTTCGTCGACGGCATTGCGAATGGCGAGGGCCAATTGTCGTCAACGACCGGGGAGATTTTTGCCGGTTCATTTGTCGACGGACTGAAAAACGGCAGGGGCCGGACCCGGCTCGCCAGTGGCACGGTCTACGCGTCGCAATGGGTGATGGGCAAGGAGGTCGGCGGGTCGCGCCCCGACGTTCTGGCCGACGCCAGGGTGGGCGGCCTCATCAAGGCGCAGGCCGGTGGGGGTGACGCCGACAAGGTCGAGATCGGCGTCGTGGTCGATCAGCGCATGACCCAGCAGTCCGACATGCAGTACCAGCACTTGGTACGCGACGAGGACATTGCGATCTATCCGCAGGCAGATGAGGACAATGACAGCTGGAACGGCAGCGGGCAGATCACGACCAGCAATGTCTTTGGCAGCAAGGACTGGGACGATGCGCCGGCTTTCGCCGAGGTCGACCTCAAGACGACAGGCAAATCCAAAGTCAAGCTCGACAGCCTGGAAATGAAGGTCGCGTCGAGCGATGCCTACCGCAAGCCGATGCTGTCGATATCGGAGCATTTCGGCTGCGTCGGCTTCCGGCCGGATTTCTCGATTATCAACAACGGCTGGGGCGATGCCAAGGACATGAAGATGTCGATCCAGTTCACAGCGGTGAACGAGGATGGCGACCCAACCGGCCAGCCAAGCCGCATGTTCACCAAGGACATCGGCGGTTTCGGCGAAGGTGTCGACGTGTCGGTCAAGAGTGTGCTCGCCGAGGCTGGCGTCGATACGGCGAGCCTCGAGACCGGACGTTTCCCCTGTCCTTCGGTCGACAGTCTCAATGTCTGCCGCAGCCAACTGACCAACAAGATCAAGTTCGGCGAGGTCGCCGACTATCTCGGCAACATGCAACAGGCGATGACGCTGAATGCTATCGGCAAGTTCGATTATTCCTGGGTGGATGACGAAGGTCACGTCCACCAGCAGAGCGAGCCGTTCCGCACCTCCGTGACCATGGCGGTTTTCGAGACCCCGGAATCGATGGCCGAATGTGGCGATGGCGGCGGCGGCACGCCGGAGGCGATGCGCTACCAGAACATCGAGTTTCCGATCGGCAAGCATGACTACACGATCGCCATGCCGGTGCGTGGCAACAAGAGTATCAGCGCTTACACGGCGCGGCTGAAGATGTGGTCGTCGATGTCGTCGATCCACAGCTTCAGCATCGCGGCGCATTTCGCCGATGGCAGCGTGCGCGAGAGCAAGCCGGTGACCTTCTTCTATTTCAAGCCGAAGCGGTCGCTGTTCGAGACCAAGACCGAGCCGGCGGCGTGCTATCTGCCGCGCGATATGGTCGGCTGCGGCTAA
- the amrB gene encoding AmmeMemoRadiSam system protein B — protein MRPIFLIVLLTLLPLPTFAAPVVCPPGTEKFPPFYDDATLFKNAVANVANVQPSNQRLTGITVPHHLLAADLVALGFRAASGFRYKRIVILSPDHFHKTHKLYATSVRGFDTVLGSVAADADAVRRLEANSDMVEESCLFDKEHGVRAMLPFLHHYFPEASIVPIAMSVKAKRGDWDRLAEALKAIVDQDTLIVESTDFSHYLPQHDSRRFDQQSLNMLAADSLDGIAALRQPDHADSVGALYIQTRLQRELFGAQPLVIANENSQEHTPDYVERTTSYVVALFGAFGPGFNNPARPKDRIYYLAGDVNFGRAMKKILVRDGIAARIVDSILSLTGSRPLIVNLEGVILPNVPEAIDDMTLAMPEGLAVDMLKRLNVAGVSLANNHAYDLGPSGYAETLRALDEAGIPHVGQGETLALADLDLVGLTDIDTNGSKNTDLLTPALLDRLLHENAKRPVVAFVHWGREYKTEPSPREDMLADEMRLRGVSAIVGGHPHVSSEAIVPLAGGDVAEVYSLGNFLFDQSAERSSGSMLELRVFAQGTIFTRLIPLPNYFEMGRK, from the coding sequence ATGAGGCCGATCTTCCTAATCGTGCTCCTAACCCTGCTCCCCCTCCCCACCTTCGCCGCCCCAGTCGTCTGCCCGCCCGGCACCGAAAAGTTTCCGCCCTTCTACGACGACGCCACTTTGTTCAAAAATGCCGTCGCCAACGTCGCCAATGTCCAGCCATCCAATCAGCGGCTGACCGGCATCACGGTGCCGCATCATCTGCTCGCCGCCGATCTGGTGGCGCTCGGTTTCAGGGCAGCCTCCGGCTTCCGCTACAAACGCATCGTCATCCTGTCGCCGGACCACTTCCACAAGACGCACAAGCTCTACGCCACCTCCGTGCGCGGCTTCGACACCGTGCTTGGCTCGGTTGCAGCCGACGCTGACGCGGTGCGCCGGCTGGAGGCAAACAGCGACATGGTCGAGGAATCCTGCCTGTTCGACAAGGAACATGGCGTGCGGGCTATGCTGCCTTTCCTGCACCATTATTTCCCCGAGGCGAGCATCGTTCCGATAGCGATGTCGGTGAAGGCGAAGCGTGGCGATTGGGACCGGCTGGCGGAGGCGCTCAAAGCCATCGTCGACCAGGACACGCTGATCGTCGAATCCACCGACTTTTCGCATTACCTGCCGCAGCACGACTCCAGGCGTTTCGACCAGCAGTCCCTGAACATGCTGGCCGCCGACTCGCTCGACGGCATAGCGGCGCTACGCCAACCCGATCACGCCGATTCCGTCGGTGCGCTCTACATCCAGACCAGGCTGCAGCGCGAATTGTTCGGCGCCCAGCCGCTGGTTATCGCCAACGAGAATTCGCAGGAGCACACGCCGGATTATGTCGAGCGGACCACCAGCTACGTGGTGGCGCTGTTCGGCGCGTTCGGCCCCGGCTTCAACAACCCGGCACGGCCAAAGGACAGGATCTACTATCTCGCCGGCGACGTGAATTTCGGCCGCGCCATGAAGAAGATTTTGGTCCGCGACGGCATCGCCGCTCGAATAGTCGACAGCATCCTTTCGCTGACTGGATCGCGGCCGCTGATTGTCAATCTCGAAGGCGTCATCCTGCCCAACGTGCCGGAAGCAATCGACGACATGACGCTGGCGATGCCGGAGGGCCTCGCCGTCGACATGCTGAAGCGGCTCAATGTCGCCGGTGTCAGCCTCGCCAACAACCATGCCTACGATCTCGGCCCGTCAGGCTATGCCGAGACGCTGCGCGCCCTGGACGAAGCCGGCATCCCTCATGTCGGCCAGGGCGAAACGCTGGCGCTCGCCGATCTCGATCTTGTCGGCCTGACCGACATCGACACCAACGGCTCGAAGAACACCGACCTGCTCACCCCTGCCCTGCTCGACCGGCTGCTGCATGAGAATGCAAAGCGGCCGGTGGTCGCCTTCGTCCACTGGGGCCGTGAGTACAAGACCGAGCCGTCGCCGCGCGAAGACATGCTGGCCGACGAGATGCGCCTGCGCGGCGTGTCGGCCATCGTCGGCGGCCATCCGCATGTGTCGAGCGAGGCGATCGTGCCGCTGGCCGGCGGCGATGTCGCGGAGGTTTATTCGCTCGGCAATTTCCTGTTCGACCAGAGCGCCGAACGCTCATCGGGATCGATGCTGGAACTGCGCGTCTTCGCCCAGGGCACGATCTTCACCAGGCTCATTCCGCTGCCGAATTATTTCGAGATGGGCAGGAAATAG
- a CDS encoding caspase family protein, producing the protein MTMGKAGSNLTRACRWLAVAGALVSASIARAEDVPDFHLDLDTGGHSAQVTDLAFTPDGEDIVSASDDKTIRIWDWQSGVTLRTIRGYLGNGSDGKIFAVAVSPDGKTIAAGGYFGVGLGDKPPYGDVRLFDFATGKMKAVLKAADYATYDLAFSPDGKTLAAGGGDGMVYLWGLDDATGWTLDKKLDADSWHIDKLAFAAGGTRLAAATTDNGIRLWDVAKGEEIALPAEAEQLRDVSVQALAASPDGSLFATGSKDGQVQLWRAADGTLARTIPKQDFLIGSLTFAKGSRLVASCGYRCADKHRSTVWNIDTGEKLLDYSGHDGTVYASAANADGSLVATAGGTRNAIQVWDPATGEHKALLQGLGEPVTSVGIDAANGVIAWGNANPCPDRVACPEKQGTLSNTLILPTTERFFDGPQPLTEPGSFARAVLADEQWSLRAATGGKDALENAVLEIVHDGKAVRSIENDATDGFVHSAFTLIDDGLGLITGGNDGTLLEYKAATARVSGEFTGHTGEINAMVASQKAGLLVTGSADQTLRLWNLKTHELIVSMFFAGSQWIAWMPQGYYYSSDEGDKLIGWQVNQGRDHEGRFIRAGQLKKYLWSPEMVRRAIILRSARQAVEEMRPGVDNELQKLLQRKPPEFGIRLAEDQSKVRDGYVAVEITGAREAGTNVAGFSILSNSRNVGDLAARSVDGNSTMVEVPVEEGKNTIRITGTNEYGYLTERSVTALARKTEKAEPKGKLYVAVIGVDKYPFLTDACSGHACDLRYPVDDATEFLEVIAQKSAPLFSSMETLVLVNREALDEAPDNAKQAYAVASADNIMEPDSDTIGDQLADFLDRPGEHDTTIIFVAGHGINIDEDYYFIPTDGRKQDAERWKRSSLVDWSDIQKSVERAKGMRFMLLDTCHAANAFNPRLEKDAQDARIVVFSATAANNTAAELPELGHGVFTYSILEGLRGKARTSDGGVTLFGLADFISREVVRLTASKQKPFYYVGGVENIVLVEP; encoded by the coding sequence ATGACGATGGGAAAAGCGGGTTCTAACCTTACGCGCGCCTGCCGCTGGCTGGCCGTGGCTGGAGCCCTGGTTTCCGCCTCGATCGCCCGCGCCGAGGACGTCCCCGATTTCCACCTCGACCTCGACACCGGCGGGCACAGCGCCCAAGTCACCGACCTTGCCTTCACGCCCGACGGCGAAGACATCGTCTCGGCGTCCGACGACAAGACCATCCGCATCTGGGACTGGCAGAGCGGCGTGACGCTGCGCACCATTCGCGGCTATCTCGGCAATGGCAGCGACGGCAAGATCTTCGCGGTCGCGGTTTCGCCGGATGGCAAGACGATCGCCGCCGGCGGCTATTTCGGCGTCGGCCTCGGCGACAAGCCGCCCTATGGCGACGTCAGGCTGTTCGACTTTGCCACCGGCAAGATGAAGGCCGTGCTCAAGGCCGCCGACTACGCGACCTATGACCTCGCCTTCTCCCCCGACGGCAAGACCCTTGCTGCCGGTGGTGGCGACGGCATGGTCTATCTCTGGGGGCTCGACGACGCGACCGGCTGGACGTTGGACAAGAAGCTCGACGCCGATTCCTGGCACATCGACAAGCTGGCCTTCGCCGCCGGGGGAACCCGCCTGGCTGCGGCCACCACCGACAATGGCATCCGGCTCTGGGATGTCGCCAAGGGCGAGGAGATCGCCTTGCCGGCCGAGGCGGAACAATTGAGAGACGTCAGCGTCCAGGCGCTGGCCGCCTCGCCGGACGGCAGCCTGTTTGCCACCGGCAGCAAGGACGGACAGGTCCAGCTCTGGCGCGCGGCCGACGGCACGCTGGCGCGCACCATTCCGAAGCAGGATTTCCTGATCGGTTCGCTGACCTTCGCCAAGGGTTCGCGGCTGGTTGCCTCCTGCGGCTATCGCTGCGCCGATAAGCATCGTTCCACCGTCTGGAACATCGACACCGGTGAAAAGCTGCTCGACTACTCCGGTCATGACGGCACCGTCTATGCCAGCGCCGCCAACGCAGATGGCTCGCTGGTGGCGACCGCCGGCGGCACGCGCAACGCCATCCAGGTCTGGGATCCGGCCACTGGCGAACACAAGGCATTGCTGCAGGGCTTGGGCGAGCCGGTGACATCAGTCGGCATTGATGCGGCGAACGGCGTCATCGCCTGGGGCAACGCCAACCCCTGCCCCGATCGCGTGGCCTGCCCGGAAAAGCAGGGCACGTTGAGCAACACGCTGATATTGCCCACAACCGAACGGTTTTTCGATGGCCCGCAGCCGCTGACGGAACCGGGCTCGTTTGCCCGCGCCGTGCTGGCCGACGAACAGTGGTCGCTACGTGCCGCCACGGGTGGCAAGGACGCGCTGGAAAATGCGGTGCTGGAGATCGTCCATGACGGCAAGGCTGTGCGCTCGATCGAAAACGATGCAACCGACGGCTTTGTCCATTCCGCCTTTACCCTGATCGATGACGGGCTTGGCCTGATCACTGGCGGCAATGACGGCACGCTGCTGGAATACAAGGCCGCGACCGCCAGGGTCTCCGGCGAGTTCACCGGCCACACCGGCGAAATCAATGCCATGGTCGCTTCGCAGAAGGCCGGCCTGCTGGTCACCGGCAGCGCCGACCAGACGCTCAGGCTGTGGAACCTGAAGACCCACGAACTGATCGTGTCGATGTTCTTTGCCGGCTCGCAATGGATCGCCTGGATGCCGCAGGGCTATTACTACTCCTCCGACGAGGGCGACAAGCTGATCGGCTGGCAGGTCAACCAGGGCCGCGACCACGAAGGCCGTTTCATCCGCGCCGGCCAGTTGAAGAAATACCTCTGGAGCCCTGAAATGGTGCGCCGCGCCATCATCCTGCGCAGCGCCAGACAGGCGGTCGAGGAGATGCGGCCGGGCGTCGATAACGAGCTGCAAAAGCTTTTGCAGCGCAAGCCGCCGGAATTCGGCATCCGCCTCGCGGAAGACCAGAGCAAGGTCCGCGACGGTTATGTCGCTGTCGAGATCACCGGCGCCAGGGAAGCCGGAACCAATGTCGCCGGCTTCTCGATCCTATCGAACAGCCGCAACGTCGGTGACCTCGCCGCACGCTCGGTGGACGGCAACAGCACCATGGTCGAGGTACCGGTCGAGGAGGGAAAAAACACTATCCGCATCACCGGCACCAACGAATATGGCTATCTGACCGAGCGCAGCGTCACCGCGCTGGCGAGGAAGACCGAGAAGGCCGAGCCCAAGGGCAAGCTCTATGTCGCGGTGATCGGCGTCGACAAATATCCGTTCCTGACCGACGCCTGCTCCGGCCACGCCTGCGACCTGCGCTACCCCGTCGATGACGCCACCGAATTCCTCGAGGTCATTGCGCAGAAATCGGCGCCGCTGTTCTCGTCCATGGAGACGCTGGTTTTGGTCAACCGCGAAGCGCTCGACGAAGCCCCCGACAACGCCAAGCAGGCCTACGCGGTCGCCAGCGCCGACAACATCATGGAGCCCGATTCGGACACGATCGGCGACCAGCTCGCCGATTTCCTCGACCGGCCTGGCGAGCACGACACCACCATCATCTTCGTTGCCGGCCACGGCATCAATATCGACGAGGACTATTATTTCATCCCGACCGACGGCCGCAAACAGGATGCCGAGCGCTGGAAGCGCTCCTCGCTTGTCGACTGGTCCGACATCCAGAAATCGGTCGAACGGGCCAAGGGCATGCGCTTCATGCTGCTCGACACCTGCCACGCCGCCAACGCCTTCAACCCGCGCCTGGAAAAGGACGCGCAGGATGCGCGCATCGTCGTGTTCTCAGCCACCGCCGCCAACAACACCGCCGCCGAACTGCCCGAACTCGGCCATGGCGTCTTCACCTATTCGATCCTCGAAGGCCTGCGCGGCAAGGCGAGGACGTCGGACGGTGGCGTCACGCTGTTCGGCCTCGCCGATTTCATTTCGCGCGAGGTGGTGCGGCTGACCGCGTCGAAGCAGAAGCCGTTCTACTATGTCGGCGGCGTGGAGAACATCGTGTTGGTGGAGCCATGA
- a CDS encoding DUF4760 domain-containing protein encodes MKKPGGTTKQTQVVATTKATAATQTLPETTEGFPWPSSHEIKKESNPFTDRDWRMLVYAWSGMLVRFAIIFTLAFSVYQFLANQEQKRVEQTMSLVELWETKDYQQAQRALKDRLAALNAKYDNLLSANPSPTEEQVFRQRIGIEAMSASGGDMPLADFNENFDRIVYFLNRLSFCVDGDLCSRKVTDAYFHDYAVSFWSYFAGYVDKQRKAGSPTFATAIEAYVRNGQPAAEAK; translated from the coding sequence ATGAAAAAGCCGGGGGGCACGACAAAGCAGACACAGGTGGTTGCGACCACCAAGGCGACGGCGGCGACGCAGACGCTTCCTGAAACCACCGAAGGTTTCCCCTGGCCGAGCAGCCATGAGATCAAGAAGGAGAGCAATCCGTTCACCGACCGCGACTGGCGCATGCTGGTTTACGCCTGGTCGGGAATGCTGGTGCGCTTTGCCATCATCTTCACTTTGGCGTTCTCGGTCTACCAGTTCCTGGCCAACCAGGAGCAGAAGCGCGTCGAACAGACCATGTCGCTGGTCGAGCTCTGGGAGACCAAGGACTACCAGCAGGCGCAGCGTGCGCTGAAGGATCGTCTCGCCGCCCTCAATGCCAAATACGACAATCTGCTCAGTGCCAATCCCTCGCCGACCGAGGAACAGGTGTTCCGGCAGCGTATCGGTATCGAGGCGATGAGCGCTTCGGGGGGTGACATGCCGCTTGCCGATTTCAACGAGAATTTCGACCGCATCGTCTATTTCCTCAACCGCCTGTCCTTCTGCGTCGACGGCGACCTGTGTTCGCGCAAAGTGACCGATGCCTATTTCCACGACTATGCCGTCTCGTTCTGGAGTTACTTTGCCGGCTATGTCGACAAGCAGCGCAAGGCGGGTTCACCGACTTTCGCCACGGCCATCGAAGCCTATGTGCGCAATGGGCAGCCCGCTGCCGAAGCCAAATGA